In the Clavelina lepadiformis chromosome 8, kaClaLepa1.1, whole genome shotgun sequence genome, one interval contains:
- the LOC143468829 gene encoding cystatin-A-like: protein MSCPGCLSPQRAATEVVDVIAIGVRPEVEKQTGEKYKRYFAVSFRSQVVAGILYYIKIDVGDGNYIIIRV, encoded by the exons ATGTCATGCCCAGGATGTCTTTCACCTCAACGCGCAGCGACGGAGGTTGTTGATGTAATTGCAATAGGA GTGAGACCAGAAGTGGAAAAGCAAACTGGAGAGAAATACAAACGCTACTTTGCTGTCAGCTTTAGATCTCAAGTAGTAGCAGGAATTTTGTACTACATCAAG ATTGATGTCGGTGATGGAAATTACATCATCATCAGAGTTTGA
- the LOC143469121 gene encoding cystatin-A-like: protein MACLGCLSPQRTATDVVDAIAIGVRPEVEKQTGEKYTRYFAVSFRSQVVAGIMYYIKIDVGDRNYIIIRVWWKVEQRFQLEGVKTNVKESDPIEPFDS, encoded by the exons ATGGCATGCCTAGGATGTCTTTCACCTCAACGCACAGCGACGGATGTTGTTGATGCAATTGCAATCGGA GTGAGACCAGAAGTGGAAAAGCAAACTGGAGAGAAATACACACGCTACTTTGCTGTCAGCTTTAGATCTCAAGTAGTAGCAGGAATTATGTACTACATCAAG atTGATGTCGGTGATAGAAATTACATCATCATCAGAGTTTGGTGGAAAGTAGAACAAAGATTTCAGCTTGAGGGAGTCAAGACAAACGTGAAAGAATCCGATCCAATTGAACCATTTGACAGCTGA
- the LOC143468831 gene encoding uncharacterized protein LOC143468831 has translation MACLGCLSPQRTATEVVDAIAIGVRPEVEKQTGEKYTRYFAVSFRSQVVAGIMYYIKIDVGDGNYIIIRVWWNVEQRFLLEGVKTNVKESDPIEPFDSNNFLQDGDSTFLPATERIQEIANIVKPEVEKRTHEIFNKFVAVSYREQLVAVLRVFDAMILFHIKVDVGDGRHILTTVLKTFQNNYVLEDVQKI, from the exons ATGGCATGCCTAGGATGTCTTTCACCTCAACGCACAGCGACGGAGGTTGTTGATGCAATTGCAATAGGA GTGAGACCAGAAGTGGAAAAGCAAACTGGAGAGAAATACACACGCTACTTTGCTGTCAGCTTTAGATCTCAAGTAGTAGCAGGAATTATGTACTACATCAAG ATTGATGTCGGTGATGGAAATTACATCATCATCAGAGTTTGGTGGAACGTAGAACAAAGATTTCTGCTTGAGGGAGTCAAGACAAACGTGAAAGAATCCGATCCAATTGAACCATTTGACAGCAACAACTTTTTACAAGATGGTGATTCCACTTTTCTACCAGCTACGGAACGCATTCAGGAAATTGCTAACATT GTAAAACCGGAAGTCGAAAAGCGAACCCACGAAATTTTCAACAAGTTCGTCGCAGTGTCGTATCGTGAGCAACTCGTGGCAGTATTACGTGTATTTGACGCCATGATCTTGTTTCACATAAAG GTCGACGTTGGAGATGGACGACACATTCTTACAactgttttgaaaacatttcaaaacaactatGTGCTTGAGGATGTCCAGAAAATTTAA
- the LOC143468828 gene encoding cystatin-A-like isoform X1 yields MEQAPQTHPGGLGGEKPATSDIQQLCDMVKADVEMKIGKNDEFVAVTYRSQVVAGTMFFIKVYIGDGKFVHVKIFRNLQQQPFLEGLQENKTENDPIEYF; encoded by the exons ATGGAACAAGCTCCTCAAACACATCCGGGTGGTTTGGGAGGAGAAAAACCTGCAACAAGTGATATTCAGCAATTATGTGACATG GTAAAAGCTGATGTTGAAATGAAGATTGGTAAGAATGATGAATTCGTAGCAGTTACCTACCGATCTCAAGTGGTGGCAGGCACTATGTTCTTCATTAAG GTGTATATTGGAGATGGAAAATTTGTGCATGTTAAGATATTCAGGAATCTGCAGCAGCAGCCATTCCTAGAGGGTTTGcaggaaaataaaacagaaaatgatCCCATTGAATACTTTTAG
- the LOC143468828 gene encoding cystatin-A-like isoform X2, giving the protein MEQAPQTHPGGLGGEKPATSDIQQLCDMVKADVEMKIGKNDEFVAVTYRSQVVAGTMFFIKAPFK; this is encoded by the exons ATGGAACAAGCTCCTCAAACACATCCGGGTGGTTTGGGAGGAGAAAAACCTGCAACAAGTGATATTCAGCAATTATGTGACATG GTAAAAGCTGATGTTGAAATGAAGATTGGTAAGAATGATGAATTCGTAGCAGTTACCTACCGATCTCAAGTGGTGGCAGGCACTATGTTCTTCATTAAG GCTCCattcaaataa